A genomic window from Gossypium hirsutum isolate 1008001.06 chromosome D12, Gossypium_hirsutum_v2.1, whole genome shotgun sequence includes:
- the LOC107947594 gene encoding peroxidase 11 — protein MAHQPSLISLQWFSILLVCISLFSWTIFAASPDAPLTLDYYKSTCPTVFEIVRKEMECEVNSDPRNAALVLRLHFHDCFVQGCDGSVLLDDTISLQGEKKASANVNSLKGFEIIDRIKNKLESECPGIVSCADILTVAARDAVILVGGPYWDVPVGRKDSKTANYDLVRENIPTANEGLLSIIAKFLYQGLSVTDMVALAGAHTIGMARCENFRARIYGDFGATDSYLRNLKSICPAAISSSGENNVTAMDNVTPNLFDNSFYHTLLRGEGLLSSDQEMYSNVFGIETKKLVRKYADDPLAFFNQFSDSMVKLGNITNSDSFVNGEVRKICRFVNTSK, from the exons ATGGCGCATCAACCTTCCCTGATCAGTCTGCAATGGTTTTCAATCCTTCTGGTTTGTATTTCCTTGTTCAGTTGGACCATTTTTGCAGCTAGTCCAGACGCACCATTGACATTGGATTACTACAAATCAACATGCCCAACTGTGTTTGAGATTGTGAGGAAAGAAATGGAGTGTGAAGTAAACTCTGATCCTCGAAATGCAGCTTTGGTTCTTCGGTTGCATTTCCATGACTGCTTTGTTCAG GGTTGTGATGGGTCAGTTTTGCTTGATGATACAATCAGTTTACAAGGAGAAAAGAAAGCTTCGGCAAATGTGAATTCTCTAAAAGGTTTCGAAATCATTGACAGGATTAAGAACAAGCTTGAATCTGAGTGTCCTGGAATTGTTTCCTGTGCTGATATCCTCACCGTTGCTGCTAGAGATGCAGTGATTCTG GTGGGTGGACCTTACTGGGATGTACCAGTGGGAAGAAAGGATTCAAAAACAGCCAACTATGATCTAGTTAGGGAAAACATTCCAACAGCAAATGAGGGTCTTCTCAGTATTATAGCTAAATTTCTTTATCAAGGTCTATCAGTGACTGATATGGTAGCTCTTGCTG GCGCTCACACCATTGGAATGGCACGGTGTGAGAACTTTCGAGCTAGAATTTATGGAGATTTTGGAGCAACAGATTCGTATCTCAGAAACTTGAAATCCATCTGCCCTGCTGCAATTAGTAGCTCGGGAGAGAATAACGTAACAGCAATGGACAATGTTACACCAAATCTTTTCGACAATTCATTTTACCATACACTGCTGAGAGGGGAAGGGTTACTAAGTTCAGACCAAGAAATGTATTCCAACGTTTTTGGAATCGAAACTAAGAAGCTGGTCCGAAAATATGCTGACGACCCTCTCGCTTTCTTCAATCAGTTCTCGGATTCAATGGTGAAGCTGGGCAACATTACGAATTCGGATAGCTTTGTCAATGGTGAAGTCAGGAAGATTTGCAGATTTGTTAACACTTCAAAATAA
- the LOC107946345 gene encoding LAG1 longevity assurance homolog 3 — MGLIQLINSINWEEEDYPAQEDFIVLPFFFMFFPSVRFFLDRVLFERVGRRLIFGKGYQMQDTNTTDNKNKVIKFKESAWKCIYFLSAEFLALYVTSKEPWFNNTRHFWVGPGDQVWPDQKIKLKLKGLYMYAAGFYTYSIFALIFWETRRSDFGVLMGHHFATVTLVVLSYIFRFGRVGSVVLAIHDASDVFLEIGKMSKYCGAEKLASIAFIIFVLSWILLRLIYFPFWVLWSTSYEVVQTLDKEKHPVVGPICYYLFNTLLFCLLVLMYRMLVNQIQAGGKISEDVRSDSEDEHED, encoded by the exons ATGGGTTTGATTCAGCTTATCAACTCGATTAATTGGGAAGAAGAAGATTATCCTGCTCAAGAAGATTTCATTGtccttcctttcttttttatgtttttcccCTCTGTTCGGTTCTTTCTCGATAGAGTTCTGTTTGAG AGAGTTGGAAGGCGGTTGATTTTTGGAAAGGGATATCAGATGCAAGATACCAATACAACAGACAACAAGAATAAGGTTATAAAATTTAAGGAGTCAGCTTGGAAATGCATTTATTTTCTCTCTGCAGAATTTCTGGCTCTCTATGTAACTTCTAAGGAGCCCTGGTTTAACAATACAAGACACTTTTGGGTAGGGCCAGGGGATCAGGTCTGGCCTGATCAAAAAATTAA ATTGAAATTAAAGGGACTTTATATGTATGCTGCTGGGTTTTATACATACTCTATATTTGCTTTAATTTTCTGGGAAACAAGGCGTTCTGACTTTGGAGTCTTAATGGGTCATCATTTTGCAACTGTCACCCTCGTTGTGCTGTCTTACATTTTTAG ATTTGGCCGTGTCGGTTCAGTTGTTTTAGCAATTCATGATGCTAGCGATGTATTTTTGGAGATAGGGAAGATGAGCAAATATTGTGGTGCTGAAAAACTCGCTAGCATTGCATTCATAATTTTTGTTTTGTCATGGATCTTACTGCGCCTCATATACTTCCCTTTCTGGGTCCTATGGAGTACAAG CTATGAAGTTGTCCAGACATTGGACAAGGAAAAGCATCCAGTGGTTGGACCAATTTGTTATTATCTGTTCAACACACTTCTATTTTGCCTGCTTGTTCTGATGTATCGAATGCTAGTCAACCAAATCCAAGCTGGAGGCAAAATTAGTGAAGATGTTAGATCTG ATTCAGAAGATGAACATGAGGATTGA